From the genome of Nasonia vitripennis strain AsymCx chromosome 1, Nvit_psr_1.1, whole genome shotgun sequence, one region includes:
- the LOC100115526 gene encoding phosphoenolpyruvate carboxykinase [GTP] encodes MSTIRWIETGLHRSSTNWSSLRGGYLWSPAKRTYGGLARAGIARTGVARPDHHQQIIAKREFAIFNWRSAVLRNGEKMSITVATRYPQVSNKLMVTHAAKSPSSKYETQDRIADTPVISNISTPLTPKVRAFIEEAVRLCRPDMVYICDGSEAENEQMLKLLESKGTIEKLPKYENCWLARTNPADVARVESKTFISTPNKKDTIPTPRDRVKGLLGNWIAPNDMDKAIMERFPNCMKGRTMYVIPFSMGPVGSPLSKIGIEITDSAYVVCSMRIMTRMGEKVLQALDKRDFVKCLHSVGVPKAGSAGKIDETWPCDPERTIILHKPAKNEIVSYGSGYGGNSLLGKKCFALRIGSTIARDEGWLAEHMLILGVTNPKGKKRYIAAAFPSACGKTNLAMLQPTLPGYKIECVGDDIAWMRFDAQGKLRAINPENGFFGVAPGTSNSTNPNAMATIYKNTVFTNVAKTSDGGIFWEGLEKEVPENVQITDWHGKPWQSGSKTPAAHPNSRFCTPASQCPIIDPAWEDPEGVPIDAILFGGRRPAGVPLIYQARNWQHGVFIGATMRSEATAAAEHKGKVIMNDPFAMRPFFGYNFGHYLDHWLSMSRVENAKLPSIFHVNWFRKGPNGFLWPGFGENSRVLDWILRRIDGEDIAVDSPIGYLPKPESLNLEGLADKVDLQELFSLPKDFWKKEVSELREYLDNQVNDDLPKAILEELDNLEKNVDKL; translated from the exons ATGTCAACGATCCGATGGATAGAAACGGGATTGCACAGATCTTCGACGAATTGGTCCAGTTTGCGAGGAGGATACCTGTGGAGCCCGGCGAAGAGAACTTACGGAGGATTAGCCAGAGCAGGCATCGCAAGGACCGGAGTGGCTCGACCTGATCATCATCAACAGATTATCGCCAAGAGGGAATTTGCCATTTTTAACTGGAGATCGGCTGTACTGAGAAACGGAGAGAAAATGTCGATCACCGTGGCCACACGTTACCCGCa AGTCAGCAACAAGCTGATGGTGACCCACGCGGCCAAGAGCCCGAGCAGCAAGTACGAGACGCAAGACCGCATCGCTGACACACCGGTGATCAGCAACATCAGTACGCCCCTGACCCCGAAGGTCCGTGCCTTCATCGAAGAGGCTGTGAGACTATGCCGACCCGACATGGTCTACATCTGCGACGGCAGCGAAGCCGAGAACGAGCAGATGCTGAAGCTCCTCGAGTCCAAGGGCACCATCGAGAAACTGCCCAAATACGAGAACTG CTGGTTGGCAAGAACGAATCCAGCCGACGTAGCCCGAGTGGAGAGCAAGACCTTCATCAGTACCCCGAACAAGAAGGACACCATTCCGACTCCTCGTGACCGAGTCAAGGGACTGCTCGGCAACTGGATCGCGCCCAACGATATGGACAAGGCCATCATGGAGCGTTTCCCCAACTGCATGAAGGGCAGAACGATGTACGTCATTCCGTTCAGCATGGGCCCGGTCGGCTCACCTCTGTCCAAGATCGGTATCGAGATCACCGACTCGGCTTACGTGGTCTGCTCGATGCGCATCATGACTCGCATGGGAGAGAAGGTTCTGCAAGCTCTGGACAAGCGGGACTTCGTCAAGTGCCTGCACTCAGTTGGTGTGCCCAAGGCCGGTTCCGCCGGCAAGATCGACGAGACCTGGCCCTGCGATCCCGAGCGTACCATCATCCTGCACAAGCCGGCCAAGAACGAGATCGTCTCTTACGGAAGCGGTTACGGCGGCAACTCGCTACTTGGAAAGAAGTGCTTCGCATTGAGGATCGGATCGACCATCGCTAGGGACGAGGGCTGGCTCGCCGAACACATGCTG ATCCTGGGAGTGACGAATCCGAAAGGCAAGAAACGCTACATCGCGGCAGCCTTCCCAAGCGCCTGCGGAAAGACGAATCTGGCCATGTTGCAGCCGACTCTTCCGGGCTACAAGATCGAGTGCGTCGGCGACGACATCGCCTGGATGCGCTTCGACGCTCAAGGCAAGCTCCGCGCCATCAACCCGGAAAACGGTTTCTTCGGCGTCGCTCCCGGTACCAGCAACTCCACCAACCCCAACGCCATGGCCACCATCTACAAGAACACCGTCTTCACCAACGTCGCCAAAACCAGCGACGGCGGTATCTTCTGGGAGGGTCTGGAGAAGGAGGTTCCCGAGAACGTGCAGATCACGGATTGGCACGGCAAGCCATGGCAGAGCGGCTCGAAAACACCGGCAGCCCACCCGAACTCCCGTTTCTGCACCCCAGCCAGCCAGTGCCCCATCATCGATCCCGCCTGGGAAGACCCCGAGGGTGTGCCAATCGACGCCATCCTCTTCGGAGGTCGCAGACCGGCTGGTGTTCCCCTGATCTACCAAGCGCGTAACTGGCAACACGGTGTCTTCATCGGAGCCACCATGAGGTCCGAGGCCACTGCCGCTGCTGAGCACAAG GGCAAAGTGATAATGAACGACCCGTTCGCGATGCGTCCGTTTTTCGGCTACAACTTCGGCCACTACCTGGACCACTGGCTGAGCATGTCCCGCGTGGAGAACGCCAAGCTGCCCTCGATCTTCCACGTGAACTGGTTCCGCAAGGGACCGAACGGTTTCCTCTGGCCAGGTTTCGGAGAGAACTCTCGCGTCCTCGACTGGATCCTCCGTCGCATCGACGGCGAAGACATAGCCGTCGACTCGCCGATCGGTTACCTGCCCAAACCCGAGTCGCTCAACCTCGAGGGTCTCGCTGATAAGGTCGACCTGCAGGAACTGTTCAGTCTGCCCAAGGACTTCTGGAAGAAGGAGGTCAGCGAGCTCAGGGAGTACCTCGACAACCAGGTCAACGACGATCTGCCCAAGGCCAtcctcgaggagctcgacaACCTCGAGAAGAACGTCGACAAGCTGTGA